In one Pempheris klunzingeri isolate RE-2024b chromosome 8, fPemKlu1.hap1, whole genome shotgun sequence genomic region, the following are encoded:
- the rab11al gene encoding RAB11a, member RAS oncogene family, like encodes MTNREDEYDYLFKVVLIGDSGVGKSNLLSRFTRNEFNLESKSTIGVEFATRSIQVEGKTVKAQIWDTAGQERYRAITSAYYRGAVGALLVYDIAKHLTYENAERWLKELQDHADSNIVIMLVGNKSDLRHLRAVPTDEAKAFAEKHGLSFLETSALDSSNVELAFQTILTAIYNIVSQRQMSGRSDSDFSPASNVVPITVEPTQNSANKGVCCQTN; translated from the exons TGGTGTTGATTGGAGACTCAGGTGTGGGGAAGAGTAACCTGCTGTCCCGATTCACCCGGAATGAATTCAACCTGGAGAGCAAGAGCACCATCGGGGTGGAGTTTGCCACCCGCAGCATCCAGGTAGAAGGCAAGACTGTCAAGGCTCAGATCTGGGACACCGCTGGACAGGAGCGATACCGAGCTATCACTTCTGC GTACTACCGTGGAGCAGTTGGAGCTCTCTTGGTTTACGACATTGCCAAGCACCTGACGTATGAAAACGCTGAGCGCtggctgaaggagctgcaggaccACGCAGACAGCAACATAGTCATCATGCTAGTTGGCAACAAAAGTGACCTACGCCACCTCAGGGCGGTGCCCACAGATGAGGCCAAGGCCTTTGCAG agaAGCATGGCTTGTCTTTCCTGGAGACATCAGCGTTGGACTCCTCTAATGTGGAGCTAGCTTTCCAGACAATTCTCACAG CCATCTACAACATCGTGTCACAGAGGCAGATGTCAGGGCGAAGCGACTCAGACTTCTCACCAGCCTCCAATGTAGTGCCCATCACCGTTGAACCCACCCAAAACTCAGCCAATAAGGGTGTCTGCTGCCAGACCAACTGA